One window of the Babesia bovis T2Bo chromosome 2, whole genome shotgun sequence genome contains the following:
- a CDS encoding Protein kinase domain family protein, which yields MINLNVTPKMKLGKIKKEQLRKFDRSELDILIKLYKELANRSESRGIDKQTFLQYFNLPGLWGERLFHYFDTNGSDFVEFDEFLNGIATCCRGTRSEKINVLFHVFDLHDDGQIEKSELVAMLSNFPIIVTHMTKFTHRKRQFWANGHGVDYLSTASDTDLQTSDHSYKQCDSTDVELHKSLTPESTMNIKKTLRIPSSDWRELASSISKLSFQSGESTDAHSMQSEIDCIEDIGENITNSPQNKGCANSPKGVIKYHQGISQTTSIANNASQCLINISDGYISEHGSSTCDSSDEGDDDEPILHQHEPNNISSNYKKASDIVNIKDSYWIDELDTKSKEMEMPQFTTKLEIQKQRSRKSKGHNEKGKRYIQGRNRAKSLAIEIIQREQMMGSDDNALEALVEQILEDVKFSANGTLDFDSFKSWINTNPAILTAFAEYMHEEVWVLHGNAFMITPETRRLMQSDKTNKYLSQIKNGELKDADDLTLYDSGIQTKLNRLFMAHGKRGENMASDQLWNYLCELPKNNRIKRKSTWDNVLNEGWMNIKGENITSPISFIRRPLSCPNCKSPYFMCPKCYKTNDTLYVNFKKGIHIECTNCVKLNPEQRLDKCWLCNWNFGDAIKLVFMNSSDARIDTETTGLGIQDPIMTKIVQNSLEHLTGQSTSGFDTIITSNDGTWPHSVEKLVKKAGYMYKKGRRLRRWHKRYYVLIDNILYYYRSEQSTKPRGCIFLEGYHMDPLPMRHGSHMYGFRLFHTGYTPTLRNLYLKSNEECLEWVEALSKAMHQQSLMQLYAIGEQLGYGKFSVVYRAVHKRTGEEYAIKIVDKSKVGCLERDLLRSEIAILRLLRHKHVIYLKEISDMHDSLYIVMELVRGGELYDLIKQKKALSEAYTHKIITQLLQIVAYLHKCGIVHRDIKPENILLTDKSDTATIKLTDFGLSTLCGPNQLLTQPCGTLAYVAPEVLTMEGYNQKVDVWSIGVIMYLLLSGRLPFSVRKPITTDINEHYRLRFDGKNWDYVSTCAKDLVARMLQSDPHKRISVFEAMDHFWVNNFVEVNHDEPHSTVGNLDSTQELIRALSNATDTTFVIPYSESCIGNLKALQAAEAEAALETVLE from the coding sequence ATGATTAACCTAAATGTGACCCCCAAGATGAAGCTAGGGAAGATAAAAAAAGAACAACTAAGGAAATTTGATCGAAGTGAGCTGGATATACTCATTAAACTCTATAAAGAATTGGCAAATCGCTCGGAATCAAGAGGAATAGATAAACAGACATTTCTACAGTACTTTAACTTACCAGGGCTTTGGGGGGAACGATTGTTTCATTATTTTGATACAAATGGCTCAGATTTCGTGGAGTTTGATGAGTTTCTTAACGGAATTGCAACATGCTGCAGAGGCACAAGATCAGAAAAAATAAACGTACTTTTCCACGTATTCGATCTGCACGATGATGGCCAAATTGAAAAATCAGAATTGGTGGCAATGCTATCTAATTTCCCAATCATTGTAACGCATATGACTAAATTCACCCACAGAAAGAGACAATTTTGGGCTAATGGACATGGAGTAGACTACTTATCGACGGCATCCGATACCGATTTACAAACATCAGATCACTCATACAAACAATGTGATTCTACTGATGTGGAATTACACAAAAGCTTAACGCCGGAATCGACCATGAATATTAAAAAGACATTAAGAATACCTTCATCAGATTGGAGGGAACTTGCCTCGTCAATTAGTAAACTGTCATTCCAATCAGGAGAGTCCACAGACGCCCATAGCATGCAATCTGAAATAGATTGCATAGAGGATATTGGGGAAAACATTACCAATTCACCACAAAATAAGGGTTGTGCTAACAGCCCTAAAGGAGTTATTAAGTATCACCAAGGAATATCGCAGACTACTAGTATAGCCAATAATGCATCGCAATGCCTCATTAATATTTCAGACGGCTATATTAGCGAACATGGCTCGTCAACGTGTGACTCGAGCGACGAAGGAGATGACGATGAACCAATACTGCACCAACATGAACCAAACAATATATCCAGCAATTACAAAAAGGCGTCAGATATAGTAAATATCAAGGATAGTTACTGGATAGATGAATTAGATACTAAATCCAAGGAAATGGAAATGCCACAGTTTACAACTAAGCTagaaatacaaaaacaacgGTCAAGGAAAAGTAAAGGACATAATGAGAAAGGAAAACGATATATACAAGGTAGAAATAGAGCTAAATCACTTGCGATTGAAATCATACAGAGAGAGCAAATGATGGGCTCCGATGATAATGCACTGGAAGCATTGGTTGAACAAATACTAGAAGATGTCAAGTTTAGCGCCAATGGGACACTTGACTTCGATTCATTCAAGTCGTGGATAAATACAAACCCAGCAATACTCACCGCCTTCGCCGAATATATGCATGAAGAAGTATGGGTACTGCACGGCAATGCATTCATGATTACACCAGAAACCAGACGCCTGATGCAGTCCgataaaacaaataaatatCTGTCACAAATTAAAAATGGTGAACTAAAGGATGCGGATGACCTAACGTTGTACGATAGCGGCATACAGACAAAATTAAATAGGTTGTTCATGGCCCATGGCAAAAGAGGAGAAAACATGGCAAGCGATCAACTGTGGAACTACCTATGCGAATTACCAAAGAACAATAGAATTAAAAGAAAGAGCACGTGGGACAATGTACTTAACGAAGGTTGGATGAATATAAAAGGTGAAAATATCACGTCACCAATATCATTCATCAGGAGACCACTCTCATGCCCAAACTGTAAGTCACCGTACTTCATGTGCCCCAAGTGCTACAAAACGAACGACACGCTCTATGTAAACTTTAAGAAGggtatacatatagaaTGTACAAACTGTGTGAAACTCAACCCCGAACAAAGACTAGACAAGTGCTGGCTATGCAATTGGAACTTCGGCGACGCCATCAAGCTGGTATTTATGAATTCTTCAGACGCACGTATTGATACCGAGACAACGGGCCTGGGAATCCAAGATCCCATAATGACGAAGATTGTGCAAAATAGTTTAGAGCACTTAACAGGACAAAGTACAAGTGGGTTTGACACTATCATTACAAGCAATGATGGAACATGGCCTCACTCTGTAGAAAAATTAGTGAAAAAAGCAGGatatatgtacaaaaaGGGTAGAAGGCTAAGGAGGTGGCATAAAAGATACTATGTGCTTATAGATAACATACTATATTACTATAGAAGCGAACAAAGCACTAAACCCAGAGGATGTATCTTcctggaggggtaccacaTGGACCCGCTGCCAATGAGACACGGATCCCACATGTATGGATTCAGACTATTCCACACAGGATATACACCAACGCTACGCAACCTATACCTCAAGAGCAATGAGGAGTGCCTGGAATGGGTAGAAGCACTCTCAAAGGCCATGCACCAACAAAGCCTAATGCAATTGTATGCCATAGGGGAACAACTAGGATATGGTAAATTCAGCGTAGTGTATCGTGCTGTGCACAAAAGAACTGGAGAAGAATATGCAATCAAAATAGTAGACAAGAGCAAAGTGGGATGCTTGGAAAGAGATTTACTGAGAAGTGAAATAGCAATACTGAGACTACTTAGGCACAAACACGTTATCTACCTCAAGGAAATAAGCGATATGCACGAttcgttatatatagtCATGGAACTGGTACGCGGAGGCGAACTGTATGACCTAATAAAACAGAAGAAGGCGCTGTCAGAAGCTTATACCCACAAAATCATAACACAACTGCTACAAATTGTAGCATACCTACACAAATGCGGCATCGTACACCGAGATATCAAACCTGAAAATATTTTACTGACAGATAAAAGTGATACGGCAACGATAAAACTAACGGATTTTGGATTGTCGACACTATGCGGACCCAATCAGCTGCTCACCCAGCCTTGTGGAACCTTGGCGTATGTAGCACCAGAAGTACTAACCATGGAAGGGTACAACCAAAAAGTAGATGTATGGTCTATAGGCGTTATTATGTATTTGCTTCTTAGCGGAAGACTCCCGTTTTCTGTAAGGAAACCTATAACCACCGATATAAACGAACACTACCGGCTCAGGTTCGACGGTAAAAACTGGGATTACGTCTCTACATGCGCCAAAGATCTAGTAGCACGAATGCTACAATCAGATCCACACAAAAGGATTTCAGTCTTTGAAGCAATGGACCATTTCTGGGTCAATAACTTTGTAGAAGTCAACCATGACGAACCTCACTCAACCGTGGGGAATCTAGACAGTACTCAAGAGCTTATCAGGGCACTCAGCAATGCAACAGATACTACATTCGTCATTCCATACAGCGAGTCATGCATCGGTAACCTGAAGGCACTGCAAGCCGCAGAAGCCGAGGCTGCCCTGGAAACTGTACTGGAATGA
- a CDS encoding Zinc finger C3HC4 type (RING finger) family protein gives MAVPKDFECPVCFKLLYKPVTTSCGHNFCKTCIDQAAAYRLACPLCRQRLSSQYSPNILLFQLLNETFADEMRERAEELITQARENESVYRDRVSRPNDDSSTRPVIYTSHCHDYLFPSERRHFVLKRSQASRLMPFLRDTDKLLIILPEKRNGKRNIGALAQYVGPNRMDDEDEIQEMVAWQTTILERIEVLEVVNDPIYDCPMARYSVVHDDFTFPGSTDQNHEQELVRLHISILTYSHDLESLVTTFVSLQSIASSDTTAMDRYSICCELIKLCGIVAKTQLNITSPEGQRHFSDNYSQLMVLGERPTSGEIESASLFYARLLIADSSDKIRWYHMTDTLARLLEVSSIYVYAGDKYVLQLEPEYRYSWFSRWLFILVLLLALIIQRFIIS, from the exons ATGGCTGTTCCAAAGGACTTCGAATGCCCG GTTTGTTTTAAGTTGCTTTACAAGCCCGTTACTACATCATGTGGCCACAATTTTTGCAAAACATGTATCGATCAG GCTGCTGCTTACCGCTTGGCATGCCCATTATGCCGCCAGCGGTTATCATCTCAATATTCTCCTAACATATTGTTATTTCAACTTCTCAATGAGACATTTGCTGATGAGATGCGTGAGCGTGCTGAGGAGTTAATAACTCAGGCCAGAGAAAATGAGTCCGTTTATAGGGATCGTGTATCTAGGCCTAACGATGACAGTTCAACTAGACCTGTGATATACACGTCGCACTGTCATGATTAC TTATTCCCCAGCGAGCGTCGTCATTTTGTTCTAAAGCGTTCACAAGCTTCCAGGTTAATGCCATTTCTTAGGGACACGGATAAGCTGCTTATAATATTACCAGAGAAGCGCAATGGAAAGAGAAACATAGGAGCTTTGGCACAGTATGTGGGACCCAATCGCATGGATGATGAAGACGAGATCCAGGAAATGGTTGCATGGCAGACAACTATTTTAGAGCGCATAGAGGTATTGGAGGTGGTTAATGACCCTATATATGATTGTCCAATGGCTCGCTATAGCGTTGTACATGACGACTTTACTTTTCCTGGTTCTACTGATCAGAATCATGAACAGGAGCTGGTGAGGTTGCACATTTCAATTTTAACATATTCTCATGACCTTGAAAGCCTGGTGACGACCTTTGTATCGTTGCAGTCGATAGCATCTAGTGATACCACTGCTATGGACAGGTATTCGATCTGTTGCGAATTGATTAAATTGTGTGGTATTGTTGCCAAGACTCAGTTGAATATAACCAGTCCGGAAGGTCAGCGTCATTTTTCTGATAACTATTCCCAGTTGATGGTGCTTGGTGAAAGGCCTACTTCTGGTGAAATAGAGTCAGCATCTTTGTTTTATGCACGTCTATTGATTGCTGACTCCAGTGATAAGATCCGTTGGTACCATATGACAG ATACTCTCGCACGTCTATTAGAGGTTTCTAGTATTTACGTGTATGCGGGTGATAAATATGTGCTACAATTAGA GCCTGAGTATCGATACTCTTGGTTCTCCAGATGGCTATTTATATTAGTCCTCTTATTGGCGTTAATAATCCAGCgatttattatatcatgA
- a CDS encoding Elongation factor Tu GTP binding domain family protein, with protein MADSNGSNPVKSTFTFNVKAAEFKPGATWDDYDKDEVKEITPRFEELKIESVTNVASEPDSEIATSEEELKEPTSARESGIKKKSAGGDSGVHDPDPRQHLNIVFIGHIDAGKSTTCGNILYLCGYVDERTIEKYEREAKDRNRESWFLAFIMDTNEEERQKGKTVEVGQARIESTNKRFTILDAPGHKNYVPNMISGATQADCGVLIVSARKGEFETGFDRGGQTREHTLLAKTLGVTHLIVAINKMDDHTCDWSEARYNEIVQKLRPFLKTCGFAEGRNLNFVPISGLNGQNIMQHVSDTSYKSYSPNAAWYPLSQPTLFQLLDGIEISTFDANAPLRIPITGAFKDNGVVCMGKVESGTISMGQNCIVMPGKIKIKIQNVLFDEDEFAYAKPGENIRLRVLGVEEEQISKGTVLCDVNKPCPVVTEFVAMVQIIDLLEHRPLITSGYFCVMHAHSVVVEVHFVKLLETTDKATKKKKLNPTFVKNNTLVTAHLRVSSPICLEVFENCAQLGRFTMRDEDKTIAVGKVLTILKQE; from the coding sequence ATGGCGGACTCCAATGGAAGTAACCCTGTAAAGTCAACCTTCACCTTTAATGTGAAAGCAGCGGAATTTAAACCAGGAGCTACTTGGGATGACTACGATAAGGATGAAGTCAAGGAAATAACACCTAGATTTGAAGAACTTAAAATAGAATCCGTGACAAATGTAGCATCAGAACCAGACTCTGAAATCGCAACGAGTGAGGAGGAACTTAAAGAACCGACCTCAGCGAGAGAGTCAGGAATTAAGAAGAAGTCAGCTGGAGGAGACTCAGGTGTACATGATCCCGATCCTAGACAGCATCTGAATATCGTTTTTATCGGTCATATTGATGCAGGCAAGTCTACGACGTGCGGTAATATACTTTATCTATGTGGATACGTTGATGAAAGGACCATAGAAAAGTATGAACGTGAAGCAAAAGACAGAAATCGTGAAAGCTGGTTCCTAGCATTTATCATGGATACCAACGAAGAAGAGCGTCAAAAAGGTAAAACAGTAGAAGTGGGACAAGCACGTATCGAATCAACAAACAAGCGCTTTACAATTCTGGATGCTCCAGGACATAAGAACTATGTACCAAATATGATATCAGGTGCCACCCAAGCTGATTGCGGTGTGCTTATTGTGTCCGCACGAAAGGGAGAGTTCGAGACAGGATTTGACCGTGGTGGACAAACGAGAGAACACACACTATTAGCAAAAACATTGGGAGTTACACATCTAATAGTTGCCATAAATAAAATGGACGACCACACGTGTGATTGGTCCGAAGCAAGATATAATGAAATTGTACAAAAGTTAAGGCCATTCCTAAAAACATGTGGTTTTGCAGAGGGACGTAACCTGAACTTCGTGCCTATATCGGGACTTAATGGACAAAATATTATGCAGCATGTGTCTGATACCAGCTATAAATCATACAGCCCCAATGCTGcatggtatccactctCACAACCGACTTTGTTCCAGCTGCTAGATGGAATTGAGATATCCACATTTGATGCTAATGCACCATTGCGTATTCCCATCACAGGAGCATTTAAAGATAATGGAGTTGTTTGTATGGGTAAAGTGGAATCTGGCACAATCAGCATGGGACAAAACTGTATTGTCATGCCCGGAAAAATAAAAATTAAGATCCAAAATGTTCTCTTTGACGAAGATGAATTCGCATATGCCAAACCGGGAGAAAATATCAGACTCCGGGTACTCGGTGTTGAAGAAGAACAAATCAGCAAGGGGACAGTGCTTTGTGATGTGAACAAGCCCTGCCCAGTGGTGACCGAATTTGTCGCCATGGTCCAAATCATAGATCTACTGGAACATAGACCACTCATAACATCAGGTTATTTCTGTGTTATGCACGCACATAGTGTAGTGGTTGAAGTACACTTTGTCAAGTTGTTAGAAACCACTGATAAGGCAACCAAAAAGAAGAAGCTTAACCCTACATTCGTCAAGAATAACACGCTAGTTACAGCACACCTGAGGGTATCGTCGCCAATATGCCTCGAAGTATTTGAAAATTGTGCGCAGTTGGGACGCTTTACCATGAGAGATGAAGACAAAACCATTGCAGTTGGTAAGGTATTAACCATTCTCAAGCAAGAGTAA
- a CDS encoding ribosomal protein L37 family protein: protein MLLIKSILAPCVLRRSFYTSAVHLAPKQKGKKDGGSSQRVTAAQTENPCDEHLFNIYAGIPVDHTILPDEAYPSWLWDLDKPDRTYGELMKMFVYGQGIESARMSDYKRFRRLHNRSLIKLNNLRLQKQRKFQIKGHLWDN from the coding sequence ATGTTATTGATTAAGAGTATTTTGGCTCCGTGTGTGCTTCGGCGGTCGTTCTACACGAGCGCTGTGCATCTTGCCCCTAAACAGAAGGGGAAGAAGGATGGTGGCAGTTCTCAGCGCGTGACGGCTGCTCAGACTGAGAACCCCTGTGACGAGCATTTGTTTAACATATATGCTGGGATTCCTGTGGATCACACTATATTGCCAGATGAAGCTTATCCTAGTTGGCTTTGGGACTTAGACAAGCCTGATAGGACATATGGCGAGCTTATGAAGATGTTTGTCTATGGTCAAGGTATTGAGTCTGCTCGTATGAGCGATTACAAGCGTTTTCGTCGTTTGCACAATCGGTCGTTGATTAAGCTGAACAATTTGCGCTTGCAGAAACAAAGGAAGTTTCAGATCAAGGGTCACCTCTGGGATAATTGA
- a CDS encoding Restriction endonuclease-like superfamily protein: MYALSSFYGKLHTLSSLNAIIGNHIACLNKIPVTFMIDNQFRRVSTTLGDNDRCLHHHTVNIRRSRQLIDISDGGNEANGATLSGHRYMETVKPGSTYKKDYANLKPHELRKHIKSRMTPVELELKYGKKLARKLVKRIKLRQHGRVSWSARDRVSDAKVKPLTSEDVEIGRRPRIERFHFLNKSIYEMTGDEFYGSFFRDRDRRVDGKERLLRQLETEILDKQNAALSGAPRSRISPRNYWFKPNYVSPTPNEVNKLNSLDLRFVMMNEARKATFDVGVDPDLWDAFLIRVNAISANVSLRTLLRFLQIISKVQLRPNDQLKLLVDSIHQRRGEMKPKHYVFLFQAIGRLRIRDQRIYDNLYEMLLCWSVLRNNFLVKAANALAKLDVCDSILIDPLRQVLGKRLNHFTSTDCLRVKAITVLDLFTDDMVLAFLSRCEYHKHHFRHYSRNLEIIELYMRILAPKLYNRVDESTKQFLIDIRQQTSSKKILNDDLAGEESTPSDLADCRNTAASGEQSVALPFGDDAISHCPYLESISNTLSTMGIEHRNYMIAGPFVLDIYEPRSNTVIEVNREYQYYHNTTHLTSTARRRHELIAGMGFRLLHIPYRWWRQLGSDESKKNALRELLHFID; the protein is encoded by the exons ATGTATGCGTTGTCGTCCTTCTACGGGAAATTGCACACGCTATCATCTCTAAATGCCATAATAGGGAATCATATAGCTTGTTTGAATAAGATTCCGGTGACTTTTATGATTGACAATCAGTTTCGAAGGGTATCTACTACCCTAGGGGATAATGACAGATgtctacatcaccatacgGTTAATATCCGCAGAAGCCGTCAGCTGATAGACATCTCAGATGGCGGCAATGAGGCTAATGGTGCCACGTTAAGTGGGCACAGGTATATGGAAACCGTAAAACCGGGATCCACATATAAAAAAGATTATGCCAATCTAAAACCTCATGAG CTGCGCAAGCACATTAAATCTAGGATGACGCCTGTAGAACTCGAATTGAAGTATGGCAAAAAGCTGGCCAGGAAACTGGTGAAGAGAATTAAGCTGCGACAACACGGCAGGGTTTCATGGAGCGCACGAGATAGGGTAAGTGACGCTAAGGTGAAGCCTTTGACTTCGGAGGATGTGGAGATTGGAAGACGCCCGCGGATCGAAAGATTCCATTTTCTGAATAAG TCTATATACGAGATGACTGGAGATGAGTTTTATGGTTCTTTCTTTCGTGACCGCGACCGTCGGGTAGATGGTAAAGAAAGATTACTGCGTCAGCTGGAAACTGAAATCTTAGATAAACAGAATGCTGCTTTATCTGGTGCTCCAAGATCTCGCATTTCTCCTCGGAATTATTG GTTCAAGCCTAATTATGTATCTCCAACACCTAATGAAGTTAATAAGTTAAATTCTTTGGATCTTCGTTTCGTTATGATGAACGAAGCGAGGAAGGCAACGTTTGATGTTGGAGTTGACCCTGATCTTTGGGATGCATTCCTCATACGAGTAAATGCTATTTCGGCAAATGTTTCCCTTCGTACATTGCTGCGTTTTCTTCAGATAATCTCGAAGGTGCAACTTCGACCAAATGATCAACTCAAATTACTTGTTGACAGTATTCATCAACGCAGGGGCGAAATGAAACCTAAGCACTACGTGTTTCTCTTTCAG GCAATTGGACGACTGAGGATCAGAGATCAACGGATATATGACAATCTGTATGAGATGCTGTTGTGTTGGTCTGTTTTGAGAAATAATTTCTTGGTGAAGGCAGCTAATGCGTTAGCCAAACTTGACGTTTGCGATTCAATTTTGATAGATCCTTTGCGTCAGGTACTGGGAAAACGCCTAAATCACTTTACTTCAACTGACTGTTTGCGTGTTAAGGCCATTACTGTTTTGGACTTGTTCACCGATGACATGGTGTTAGCTTTTCTCTCTCGATGCGAGTACCACAAACATCACTTTAGACATTACTCGCGCAATTTAGAGATTATTGAGCTGTATATGCGGATTTTAGCTCCTAAACTATACAACAGGGTCGACGAGTCAACAAAACAATTTTTGATTGACATTCGACAGCAGACTTCGTCAAAGAAGATATTAAACGACGATCTAGCAGGAGAAGAATCAACACCTTCCGACTTAGCGGACTGCCGCAACACAGCTGCAAGTGGCGAACAAAGCGTAGCGCTACCCTTCGGAGATGATGCAATTTCCCATTGCCCGTATCTTGAGAGTATCAGCAATACACTTTCTACTATGGGAATAGAACATCGCAACTACATGATCGCAG GCCCATTTGTGTTGGACATTTACGAGCCACGGTCGAACACTGTTATTGAGGTCAATCGTGAATACCAGTACTATCACAACACTACCCATTTAACCTCTACAGCTAGGAG GCGTCATGAATTGATTGCTGGTATGGGTTTTCGGCTGTTACACATCCCATATCGCTGGTGGCGTCAGTTGGGGAGTGACGAGAGCAAAAAAAACGCGCTTCGTGAGCTGTTACACTTTATTGATTAA
- a CDS encoding putative integral membrane protein gives MAVTARNNGFRKVAKWIVGAVVVASASHGIVMAQEETPKIPEVPEEKETKTEVTEVPEEEQVKTEVPEVSEKKQTKMEVPEVSDEEETKTEVPEVSDEEQTKMEVTEVPEGGDGDAGRKAKGGSGAPTAEPKRQKSFPSEERDWMSKGGFTKADLKDYKHESFISAKRPVEIGENVVKNAAFRIAQRQGKTYVPPEPAVKTNPDGTPAPEADSASADKQ, from the coding sequence ATGGCAGTCACCGCTCGTAACAACGGCTTccgcaaggttgccaagtgGATTGTTGGTGCCGTGGTTGTGGCAAGTGCTAGCCATGGTATTGTCATGGCCCAAGAGGAGACACCAAAAATACCTGAGGTACCAGAAGAGAAGGAGACCAAGACGGAAGTAACTGAGGTGCCAGAAGAAGAACAGGTTAAGACAGAAGTCCCTGAAGTATCAGAAAAGAAGCAGACCAAGATGGAAGTCCCTGAAGTATCAGATGAGGAGGAGACCAAGACGGAAGTACCTGAAGTATCAGATGAGGAGCAGACCAAGATGGAAGTAACTGAAGTGCCAGAGGGAGGGGATGGTGATGCGGGAAGAAAGGCTAAAGGTGGTTCAGGGGCACCAACAGCTGAACCAAAGCGACAAAAATCTTTTCCTAGTGAAGAGAGAGACTGGATGTCTAAAGGTGGTTTCACCAAGGCCGATCTTAAAGATTATAAACATGAGTCATTCATCAGTGCCAAAAGACCTGTTGAAATAGGGGAAAACGTTGTAAAAAACGCTGCGTTCAGAATAGCACAAAGGCAAGGTAAAACGTATGTACCACCTGAACCAGCTGTCAAAACTAACCCAGATGGTACACCTGCTCCGGAGGCTGATAGTGCTTCTGCCGATAAGCAGTAG
- a CDS encoding putative integral membrane protein, whose product MYHCSYESVFDATEIFFISVHMLFPTFVACAHVSMMTFLLAVNSYVLWTTFCAFFKTTI is encoded by the coding sequence ATGTATCATTGTTCATATGAGTCTGTCTTTGACGCTACAGagatattttttatatcgGTGCATATGCTTTTTCCTACTTTTGTTGCTTGCGCTCATGTATCtatgatgacatttttgTTGGCTGTAAACAGTTATGTATTGTGGACTACGTTTTGTGCGTTTTTTAAAACAACTATCTAA
- a CDS encoding Spherical Body Protein 2 truncated copy 12 (SBP2), producing MAITARNNGFRKVAKWIVGAVVVAGATSANVAAESHLQGAKKVPFYAPEAVVFVTSLGKEYTNQDIDNLVDCTDLECTGSVWRHEITRRRAELLYRMEKFDKLMQQLPSDLVTAAMMYHTFEMLPEQLAKDITRYVFNANYNNLIDELPEPLAQLALEFNVYEGIDYAILELFRQYLRHYKQTGKVFVPNKGPYDLEEIFYVPPKNVESMPVEAAPELVIEDVPVEEVDTEDLDYVIFTNCVGTQFTNRDLYQMLGFKANTRSDIESLDAADKRKLLGKKAMLLNQMRNFNRVLKKLPADHAKIAGSHAVYNTLPEDLAREVKMYWFDKLYPNLISKLPEHLVYDLLKCDVYEGMTCDVLMKVIAFLRSIADEATIKSLTSKVEKAEI from the coding sequence ATGGCAATCACCGCTCGTAACAACGGCTTccgcaaggttgccaagtgGATTGTTGGCGCAGTTGTTGTGGCAGGTGCTACCAGCGCTAATGTTGCTGCTGAATCTCACCTTCAAGGTGCCAAAAAGGTCCCATTCTATGCACCTGAAGCTGTAGTTTTTGTCACTTCTCTTGGCAAGGAGTACACTAACCAAGACATCGACAACCTTGTTGACTGCACTGATTTGGAATGCACTGGTAGTGTTTGGAGGCACGAAATAACGCGCAGAAGAGCTGAGCTTCTTTACCGCATGGAGAAGTTCGACAAACTCATGCAGCAATTGCCATCTGACCTAGTCACTGCAGCAATGATGTACCACACTTTTGAAATGTTGCCTGAGCAGCTCGCTAAGGACATCACCCGCTACGTATTCAACGCCAACTACAATAACTTGATTGATGAACTCCCAGAGCCATTGGCCCAGCTGGCATTGGAATTCAATGTTTATGAAGGTATCGACTACGCCATTTTGGAGTTGTTTAGGCAATACCTCAGGCACTACAAGCAAACCGGCAAGGTATTCGTACCAAATAAGGGTCCATACGACCTTGAAGAGATTTTCTATGTTCCTCCCAAGAATGTAGAATCCATGCCTGTCGAAGCTGCCCCTGAGCTAGTTATTGAAGATGTGCCGGTTGAAGAGGTTGACACTGAGGATCTTGACTACGTCATTTTCACCAACTGCGTTGGTACCCAATTCACCAACAGAGATCTGTACCAGATGTTAGGCTTTAAAGCCAACACCAGGAGTGACATTGAATCTCTCGATGCTGCCGACAAACGCAAACTGTTAGGAAAGAAAGCTATGTTGTTGAACCAAATGCGCAACTTCAACAGGGTGCTTAAGAAGCTCCCCGCCGATCATGCTAAGATTGCTGGTTCGCACGCTGTCTACAATACATTGCCTGAGGATCTTGCAAGAGAGGTGAAGATGTACTGGTTCGACAAGCTTTACCCAAACCTCATCTCTAAACTTCCCGAACATTTGGTTTACGACTTGTTGAAATGTGATGTCTATGAGGGAATGACATGTGATGTCCTAATGAAAGTTATTGCCTTCCTTCGTTCTATTGCTGACGAAGCAACTATTAAGTCACTCACTTCCAAGGTGGAAAAGGCCGAGATTTAA